Below is a window of Acidimicrobiales bacterium DNA.
CACCAGCCGGTGACCGATCGCCCGCTCGTCCGCGGTCGCCGGCATCCTGGCCGCCCGCACCAGCACGGCGACGTGCCCGAAGCCGTCAGGGGCGTCGGCCTCGCCGAGCCGGCCCTCGAGGAGGGCGTCGGCGACGTCGGGGGCGAGCGCCACGTCGCGGTCGAGCGGGCACAGGGGCATCATCTCCTGGTATCGCCCCCCGGCGTCAGGCCGTTACAGCGAGACGGAGCTCCCGGTGGTCGTGGCGTTCCCGCATGCGGCGCAGCGCCCGGTGCTGGGCCACCCGTACCCACCCCGGGGTGCGGCCCAGGATCCTCGCCACCTCGTCGACGTCGAGGCCGCCCACCACGCGCAGCACCACGACTTCGGCCTGGTCGGCAGGCAGGTCCCGGACCAGGATCTCGACCGCCCGCTCGGCCGACATCGCTCCCACCACGTCGGCCTGGAAGTCGCCGCCCGGAGCTACCGCGTCGACGGCACCGAGGGCGACGGTCCTCGGCCGGCGGTGCTCACGCCGGAAGTGGTCCACGACGCGGCGGCGGGCGATGGAGAACAGCCAGGAGCGGAAGTCCCCGTCGTCCCCCGCGAACCGGTCGAACCCGTTGGCCACGGCCAACCACGTCTCGGCGGCGAGGTCCTCGGCCGCCGCGCCGGCGTGGTGGCGGAGGTAGCGCAGGATCTGGGGGTTCAACGCCCGGAACAGGCACGAGAACGCCTCCTCGCTGCCCTCCTGTGCAGCGCCCACCACGCTCGTCAGCGATTCCACCGTGTAGTAATCGGCAGAGGGCGGCCATTGATGAAGCCCCGATGCCGGGCGGTCCTGCGAGCCGGGGCCCGGACCGGTCAGGCCGACTTGCCCCGTCGGAACGAGGCCAGGAGTTTGCCGCGCTTGCTCACCAGGGAGACGTCACTCGACTCGATGTGGATGTCGTCGTCGATGGCCCTCTCCCCGGCGTGCTCGGCGGTGCCCGGCAGTGAGTCGAGGGCGTCCATGACCTCGGCGGCGATCCCCGGAGAGGTGAAGGCGCCGCCGTCGAGGTCGGCGCCGCCGTCGTCGTCCCCGTCGTCGTCCCCGCCGATCGACCACAGGGGGAACACCGGCAGCGGCTCCATCGTCGTCAGGGTGAGGGCGTCCTCGACTGCCAGTGGAGGGGCGAAGAAGTACCCCTGGCCCACGTCGGCCCCCAGCTCCCGCAGGATCTTGACCTGCTTGGCGGTCTCGACGCTCTCCGCCACCGTGCAGATGCCGAGCGAGTGGCTGACGTGCACGATGGTCTCCACCATGGCCCGGCTGACGCCGGTGGGGTCCGCCAGGCCCTCGATGAGGGTGCCGTCGATCTTCATGGTGTTGATGGAGA
It encodes the following:
- a CDS encoding sigma-70 family RNA polymerase sigma factor produces the protein MESLTSVVGAAQEGSEEAFSCLFRALNPQILRYLRHHAGAAAEDLAAETWLAVANGFDRFAGDDGDFRSWLFSIARRRVVDHFRREHRRPRTVALGAVDAVAPGGDFQADVVGAMSAERAVEILVRDLPADQAEVVVLRVVGGLDVDEVARILGRTPGWVRVAQHRALRRMRERHDHRELRLAVTA
- a CDS encoding EAL domain-containing protein; translated protein: MRARPELGLDGEPELVFQPAVDLATGRLLGFEALLRWNDPDLGPIPPSVLIPWAESNGHMVELNAWVLSEACAAAASWQSDLQLAVNCSVFQLRQREAASAAAAALEESGLNPDRLTIEITETSVTDDGAAADLHAMSRLGIQLTVDDIGSDWSTIESMGQFSINTMKIDGTLIEGLADPTGVSRAMVETIVHVSHSLGICTVAESVETAKQVKILRELGADVGQGYFFAPPLAVEDALTLTTMEPLPVFPLWSIGGDDDGDDDGGADLDGGAFTSPGIAAEVMDALDSLPGTAEHAGERAIDDDIHIESSDVSLVSKRGKLLASFRRGKSA